The following coding sequences are from one Selenomonas sputigena ATCC 35185 window:
- a CDS encoding ABC transporter ATP-binding protein, whose translation MLEALKMIWHFAGKERGNLNKSLALGVVYALFHILQITAIYIVLQALVEGRATAEAALSSLGLLTLSVTGRAVAHYFSQLQRVHAGYFMVAQKRIAIGDKLKAVPMGYFDESSRGELTGVATTVLNDVENTAPRLLVTLLSGFLNTLILMPMLLFWQWRIGVLFILGVFCYLFVTSSVEKKSRSLAPKRQKAQAKLVEAVLEQIEGMPVIKAFNLRGKGDARVREALDESRAANLAIERIFTPYAIAQETTLRLFSVLIMLVALFSHEAGTMDLLTALMGMVLSFLIFSQIESTGSMLMILRVVTSSIEQAERAADLPQMDSGGTDIEPEHHDVSFEHVDFFYGTRKILDDVSLTIPERALTAIVGPSGSGKTTLCHLIARFWDVADGSIKVGGHDVRDYTLESLMRQISIVFQNVYLFCDTVENNIRFGKPTATHEEVVAAAREACCHDFIEALPEGYDTVIGDGGASLSGGERQRISIARAILKDAPIIIFDEATANVDPENEDRLQKAMESLTKGKTVIMIAHRLNTVRNARQIIVVSEGRIVQRGTHEELLQERGIYADFIRARQAALGWKAARGETGVGTKIHSCH comes from the coding sequence ATGCTTGAAGCGCTGAAGATGATTTGGCATTTTGCGGGAAAGGAGCGGGGAAACCTCAACAAGTCGCTCGCTCTGGGCGTTGTTTACGCACTCTTCCACATCCTGCAGATCACGGCGATCTACATCGTCTTGCAGGCCTTGGTCGAAGGAAGGGCTACGGCGGAGGCGGCGCTTTCTTCTCTGGGGCTGCTCACATTGAGCGTGACGGGCAGGGCAGTTGCCCATTATTTTTCGCAGCTGCAGCGCGTCCATGCCGGCTACTTCATGGTGGCACAAAAGCGCATCGCCATCGGCGACAAGCTCAAGGCGGTTCCCATGGGCTATTTTGACGAAAGCAGCAGAGGTGAGCTTACGGGTGTTGCGACGACGGTTCTGAACGATGTGGAGAACACGGCGCCGCGCCTCTTGGTCACCCTTTTGAGCGGCTTTTTGAATACGCTGATCCTCATGCCCATGCTGCTTTTCTGGCAGTGGCGCATCGGCGTGCTCTTTATTCTCGGCGTCTTTTGCTACTTGTTCGTGACCTCCTCGGTGGAAAAGAAGTCGCGCAGCCTTGCACCGAAGCGGCAGAAGGCGCAGGCGAAACTGGTCGAGGCGGTTCTGGAGCAGATCGAGGGAATGCCCGTCATCAAGGCGTTCAACCTGCGCGGCAAGGGCGATGCGCGCGTGCGTGAAGCCCTTGATGAGAGCCGTGCGGCGAATCTCGCCATCGAAAGGATCTTCACGCCGTACGCCATCGCGCAGGAGACGACGCTGCGCCTCTTCAGCGTCTTGATCATGCTCGTCGCATTGTTTTCTCACGAGGCAGGTACGATGGATCTTCTGACAGCTCTCATGGGAATGGTGCTCTCGTTTCTGATTTTCTCGCAGATTGAGTCGACGGGAAGCATGTTGATGATCCTGCGCGTTGTGACAAGCTCCATCGAGCAGGCGGAGCGGGCGGCGGATCTGCCGCAGATGGATTCGGGCGGCACGGACATTGAGCCGGAGCATCACGATGTTTCCTTCGAACACGTCGACTTTTTCTACGGTACGCGCAAGATTCTTGATGATGTTTCATTGACGATTCCTGAGCGCGCCTTGACGGCGATCGTCGGCCCGAGCGGCTCGGGCAAGACGACGCTCTGCCATCTCATCGCACGCTTCTGGGATGTGGCGGACGGCAGCATCAAGGTCGGCGGACATGATGTGCGCGACTACACGCTCGAATCTTTGATGCGACAGATCAGCATCGTCTTCCAGAATGTCTATCTTTTCTGTGATACGGTAGAAAACAACATCCGTTTCGGCAAGCCGACGGCAACGCACGAGGAAGTTGTCGCCGCTGCACGCGAAGCATGCTGCCACGACTTCATCGAGGCGCTGCCCGAGGGCTACGATACCGTGATTGGAGACGGCGGTGCGAGCCTTTCGGGCGGTGAGCGCCAGCGTATTTCCATCGCGCGTGCCATCTTGAAGGACGCGCCGATCATCATCTTCGATGAGGCGACGGCGAATGTAGATCCCGAGAACGAAGACCGTCTGCAAAAGGCGATGGAATCGCTGACGAAAGGTAAGACGGTCATCATGATCGCGCATCGACTCAACACCGTGCGGAACGCGCGGCAGATTATCGTCGTCTCTGAGGGAAGGATTGTGCAGCGCGGCACGCATGAGGAACTTTTGCAAGAGCGCGGCATCTACGCCGATTTCATCCGTGCGAGGCAGGCGGCGCTCGGCTGGAAGGCGGCGCGTGGGGAAACGGGCGTTGGAACGAAGATTCATTCCTGCCATTGA
- a CDS encoding Lrp/AsnC family transcriptional regulator has product MRELLELLEHDARRPVGEIAAVLKKSEYEVEKDIRGLEQDKIILSYNTLINWQKFGDDTVTAIIEVNLTPEREVGFDAIAERIYRFEEVRTVYLMSGSFDLLVIIEGKSLQDVANFVATRLSTIDGVTQTRSHFMLKAYKKDGTIIDDKEKDRRLVVSP; this is encoded by the coding sequence ATGCGCGAACTCTTGGAACTCTTAGAGCACGACGCCCGCCGTCCCGTCGGCGAGATCGCTGCCGTGCTCAAGAAAAGCGAGTACGAGGTGGAAAAGGACATCCGGGGGCTGGAGCAGGACAAGATCATCCTCAGCTACAACACCTTGATCAACTGGCAGAAATTTGGCGACGACACGGTCACGGCGATCATCGAGGTCAACCTCACGCCCGAGCGTGAAGTCGGCTTCGACGCCATCGCCGAGCGCATCTATCGCTTTGAAGAGGTGCGCACCGTCTACCTCATGAGCGGCAGCTTCGATCTCCTCGTCATCATCGAGGGAAAATCGCTGCAGGACGTCGCCAACTTCGTCGCGACGCGCCTCTCGACGATCGATGGCGTCACGCAGACGCGCAGTCACTTCATGCTCAAGGCGTACAAGAAGGACGGCACGATTATCGACGACAAGGAGAAGGATCGCCGGCTGGTGGTGTCGCCATGA
- the glyQ gene encoding glycine--tRNA ligase subunit alpha, with protein sequence MKFQEIILALQKFWSEQGCILAQPYDVEKGAGTMNPSTFLRVLGPEPWNVAYVEPSRRPADGRYGDNPNRLYQHHQFQVIMKPSPDNIQELYLESLESLGIDPKQHDIRFVEDNWESPTLGAWGLGWEVWLDGMEITQFTYFQQVGSVDVKPVSSEITYGLERLAMYIQGVENVFDIQWTADYTYGDVFHQNEVEQSAYSFDLSDEALLFDLFDKYEKEAVRIIELGRVHPAYDYVLKCSHAFNLLDARGAISVSERTAFIGRVRRLARLCAQCYLKQREELGYPMLKRGAKA encoded by the coding sequence TTGAAGTTTCAGGAGATCATCCTCGCTCTGCAGAAGTTCTGGAGCGAGCAAGGCTGCATCCTGGCGCAGCCGTACGACGTGGAGAAGGGCGCGGGCACGATGAATCCGTCAACCTTCCTGCGCGTCTTGGGGCCGGAGCCGTGGAACGTCGCCTATGTCGAGCCTTCGCGCCGCCCGGCGGACGGGCGCTACGGCGACAATCCGAATCGTCTGTATCAGCACCATCAGTTCCAGGTCATCATGAAGCCGTCGCCTGACAATATTCAGGAGCTTTACCTCGAAAGTCTTGAAAGCCTCGGCATCGATCCCAAGCAGCACGACATACGCTTCGTCGAGGACAACTGGGAGTCGCCGACTTTGGGTGCATGGGGTCTTGGCTGGGAAGTCTGGCTCGACGGCATGGAGATCACGCAGTTCACCTATTTCCAGCAGGTCGGCAGCGTGGACGTCAAGCCCGTCTCTTCAGAGATCACCTATGGGCTGGAGCGTCTTGCCATGTACATCCAGGGCGTCGAGAACGTCTTCGACATCCAGTGGACGGCAGATTATACGTACGGCGACGTCTTCCATCAGAACGAAGTCGAGCAGTCGGCGTATTCCTTTGACCTGTCGGATGAGGCTCTTCTCTTCGATCTTTTTGACAAGTACGAGAAGGAGGCCGTGCGCATCATTGAGCTGGGGCGCGTCCATCCCGCCTACGATTACGTTTTGAAGTGCTCGCACGCCTTCAATCTGCTCGACGCGCGCGGCGCGATCAGTGTGTCGGAGCGCACGGCGTTCATCGGGCGCGTGAGAAGGCTCGCGCGTCTCTGCGCCCAGTGCTATCTGAAGCAGCGCGAGGAACTCGGCTATCCGATGCTGAAGAGGGGGGCAAAAGCATGA
- a CDS encoding aminotransferase class I/II-fold pyridoxal phosphate-dependent enzyme, protein MTNWKERISPAVHAVPPSGIRKYFDIAAEMEDVVSLGVGEPDFITPWSIRESCVHGLEQGYTSYTANRGMLELREEIAAHYASRYGISYEPAKDILITVGVSEALDIAMRAILSPGDEVLIPEPCYVSYQACVTFAGGKPVPVAAKLENDFRITPEELEPHVTKRTKALLIGYPNNPTGAVMAKDDLQKIAAFAEKHDLIVVSDEIYGDLTYGGMEHTAFSSLPGMKERTILLNGFSKAYAMTGWRIGYALGNPDFIAAMTKIHQYTMLCAPITAQIAAVEALRRGEKYMKKMVAEYDRRRRLIYDGFQKLGLSCFEPKGAFYIFPNITSSGYTDEEFAENLLIKEHVALVPGSAFGESGKGHIRCSYATSIDKISEALARIGNFLKNHRK, encoded by the coding sequence ATGACGAACTGGAAGGAGCGCATCTCACCCGCCGTCCATGCCGTGCCGCCCTCAGGCATAAGAAAATACTTCGACATCGCCGCCGAGATGGAGGACGTCGTATCCTTGGGCGTCGGCGAACCGGACTTCATCACGCCGTGGTCGATCCGCGAAAGCTGTGTCCACGGGCTTGAACAGGGCTACACCTCCTACACGGCGAACCGCGGCATGCTCGAACTGCGTGAAGAAATTGCCGCGCACTACGCGAGCCGCTACGGCATTTCCTATGAACCGGCAAAAGACATCCTCATCACCGTCGGCGTCAGCGAGGCGCTCGACATCGCCATGCGCGCCATACTCTCGCCCGGCGATGAAGTCTTGATTCCCGAGCCTTGCTACGTCTCCTACCAAGCCTGCGTGACCTTTGCGGGCGGCAAGCCCGTGCCCGTCGCCGCAAAACTCGAAAACGACTTCCGCATCACGCCCGAAGAACTTGAGCCGCACGTGACGAAGCGAACGAAGGCGCTTCTGATCGGCTACCCGAACAACCCGACGGGCGCCGTCATGGCGAAGGACGACCTTCAGAAGATCGCCGCCTTCGCCGAAAAGCACGATCTCATCGTCGTCTCCGACGAGATCTACGGCGACCTCACCTACGGCGGCATGGAGCACACGGCATTCTCCTCGCTGCCTGGCATGAAGGAGCGCACGATTCTCTTGAACGGCTTCTCCAAGGCCTACGCCATGACGGGCTGGCGCATCGGCTATGCGCTCGGCAACCCCGACTTCATCGCCGCCATGACGAAGATCCATCAGTACACGATGCTCTGCGCACCCATCACGGCGCAGATCGCCGCCGTCGAAGCTCTGCGCCGCGGCGAAAAGTACATGAAAAAAATGGTCGCCGAATACGACCGCCGCCGCCGCCTCATCTACGACGGTTTCCAGAAACTCGGTCTTTCGTGCTTCGAGCCGAAAGGCGCCTTCTACATCTTTCCGAACATCACGTCGAGCGGCTACACGGATGAAGAATTTGCCGAAAACCTGCTCATCAAGGAGCACGTCGCCCTCGTCCCCGGCAGCGCCTTCGGCGAAAGCGGCAAGGGACACATCCGCTGTTCCTACGCGACTTCCATCGACAAGATTTCCGAGGCCCTCGCAAGGATCGGCAACTTCCTCAAGAATCATCGGAAATAA
- a CDS encoding AI-2E family transporter encodes MHFANYRTSIILAITFTLLLSAFWFFPDLAFIIFLSLLLQLLLQPPVDFLQRKRVPRVLAAGLIVIAFIALLTGLVVLLSLSFVPTFRNFVSDLPNITLSLQNIPFVSDSDLLRSELSDVLADLRSLGTDLLKSSLTFLLEIFGKFMAFVIIIFVTFYLLKDGKNIRNWLAGLFPQASRRRVLNLFNDILRALRVYIFSQIVMCAITGTVVFLYFEFTGLPYASVFAFLSGLGEFVPVLGPTAASAFGIFLTATESRGLVLQTALFYIVLTQVNHNFVYPTLIGKSLNLHPVAIILGVIFGGEILGPAGMFLAVPFIVIVKLVIADIYHDRQEVVRQNDEET; translated from the coding sequence ATGCATTTTGCAAACTACCGCACATCCATCATCTTGGCAATCACCTTCACGCTCCTGCTCTCCGCTTTCTGGTTCTTTCCCGATCTCGCCTTCATCATCTTTCTCTCGCTCCTCCTGCAGCTCCTCCTGCAGCCCCCCGTCGATTTCCTGCAGCGCAAACGAGTGCCGCGCGTACTCGCGGCGGGACTCATTGTCATCGCCTTCATCGCACTTCTCACGGGTCTGGTCGTCCTTCTCTCACTCTCCTTCGTTCCTACCTTCCGAAACTTTGTCTCCGACTTGCCGAACATCACCTTGAGCCTGCAGAACATCCCCTTCGTGTCAGATTCCGACTTGCTGCGCAGCGAACTGAGCGACGTCCTCGCAGATCTGCGCAGCCTCGGCACAGACCTGCTGAAATCCTCGCTGACCTTCCTCCTGGAAATCTTCGGGAAGTTCATGGCATTCGTCATCATCATCTTCGTGACCTTCTACCTCTTGAAGGATGGAAAGAACATACGAAACTGGCTCGCCGGACTCTTCCCACAAGCCTCGCGGCGACGCGTGCTCAACCTCTTCAACGATATCCTGCGCGCGCTGCGCGTCTACATATTCAGCCAGATCGTCATGTGCGCCATCACGGGCACGGTCGTCTTCCTCTATTTCGAGTTCACGGGACTTCCCTACGCCTCTGTCTTCGCCTTTCTGTCGGGACTCGGTGAATTCGTCCCCGTGCTCGGACCGACGGCGGCCTCAGCATTCGGCATCTTTCTGACTGCCACCGAATCGCGCGGCCTCGTTCTGCAGACCGCCCTCTTCTACATCGTGCTCACGCAGGTCAACCACAACTTCGTCTACCCGACGCTCATCGGCAAATCGCTGAACCTCCACCCCGTCGCCATCATCCTCGGCGTCATCTTCGGAGGCGAAATCTTAGGGCCTGCCGGCATGTTCCTGGCCGTTCCCTTCATCGTCATCGTGAAGCTCGTGATTGCCGACATCTACCACGATCGTCAAGAAGTCGTGCGGCAAAATGATGAAGAAACGTAA
- the glyS gene encoding glycine--tRNA ligase subunit beta encodes MSKDLLLEIGTEEIPAHAMPGMLKELGENAKKALKELRLAHGAVRTLGTPRRLALVVEGLAEKQEDVAEEKRGPSVQVAFDAAGKPTKAAEGFARGQGIKAQDLVVRDGYVYALVEEAGESAEKVLAKMLPELISGLPLPNSMRWGDLDFRFIRPLRWLVALYGDRIVPFELACVKSGNTSRGHRFLSTGDFTIEDAAHYEEACEKAFVIVDPARRKALIEEGLVEAAKAHGGTAEITPNLLEEVLYLVEYPTALAGSFEDKYLALPPDAVITPMRDHQRYFPVKSADGKLLPLFLTVRNGGKEYLETVQHGNERVLRARLADAQFFFDEDRKKSLAEHLEKLKTVVFQEGLGTVYDKSLRLEKLAGKIADAIDANDAEKKAAMRAALLSKADLVTGMVTEFTELQGVMGKEYARLDGEGEDVALAIDEHYMPRFAGDAQPKTRAGLVVSLADKMDNIVATFSRGLIPTGSQDPFALRRQALGMVHSIIEAGVAISLHDLVDWTMDLLKITDAAVCEKMQADVADFMRLRLKNVLAEEGIRYDIADAVLGNVDDVRRVLLAAKAVREQLAAPGMADAVQAFVRVANLAAKAEKGEVHVDAALFETDEEKELMKAYTSARSAAESLIEAHDFVGAIDDFKDLAEPINAFFDAVMVMADDEKIRRNRLSLLKGIDDLLREAADFSKIVQA; translated from the coding sequence ATGAGCAAGGATTTGTTGTTGGAGATCGGTACGGAGGAAATTCCGGCACATGCGATGCCCGGGATGCTTAAAGAGCTTGGCGAGAACGCGAAGAAGGCTCTGAAGGAACTGCGCCTCGCGCACGGCGCGGTGCGGACGCTCGGCACGCCGCGCCGCCTCGCGCTCGTCGTCGAAGGACTCGCAGAAAAGCAGGAGGACGTCGCCGAGGAGAAGCGTGGTCCCTCCGTGCAAGTGGCGTTTGATGCGGCAGGCAAGCCGACGAAGGCGGCGGAAGGCTTCGCGCGCGGGCAGGGAATCAAGGCGCAAGATCTCGTCGTGCGAGACGGCTACGTCTATGCGCTCGTCGAAGAAGCGGGAGAGAGTGCGGAAAAGGTGCTGGCAAAGATGCTGCCCGAGCTCATTTCAGGTCTTCCGCTTCCGAACAGCATGCGCTGGGGCGACCTCGACTTCCGCTTCATTCGTCCCCTGCGCTGGCTCGTCGCGCTCTACGGCGATAGGATCGTGCCCTTCGAGCTTGCATGTGTCAAGAGCGGCAATACATCGCGCGGCCATCGTTTCCTCAGCACAGGCGACTTCACGATTGAGGATGCCGCGCATTACGAGGAGGCGTGCGAGAAGGCCTTCGTCATCGTCGATCCCGCGCGGCGCAAGGCTCTCATTGAGGAGGGACTCGTCGAAGCGGCGAAGGCGCATGGCGGCACGGCGGAAATCACGCCGAACCTCCTCGAAGAGGTGCTTTACCTCGTCGAGTATCCGACAGCGCTCGCGGGAAGCTTCGAGGACAAGTATCTCGCTCTGCCGCCCGACGCCGTCATCACGCCGATGCGCGACCATCAGCGCTACTTCCCCGTGAAGTCGGCGGACGGCAAGCTCCTGCCGCTCTTCCTCACGGTGCGAAACGGCGGGAAAGAGTACCTTGAGACGGTGCAGCACGGCAACGAGCGCGTGCTGCGCGCGCGCCTCGCCGACGCGCAGTTCTTCTTCGACGAGGACAGGAAGAAGAGTCTTGCAGAGCATTTGGAAAAGCTCAAGACCGTCGTGTTCCAGGAAGGGCTTGGCACGGTCTACGACAAGTCACTGCGTCTCGAAAAGCTCGCAGGAAAAATCGCTGACGCCATCGATGCGAATGATGCCGAGAAGAAAGCGGCGATGCGTGCAGCGCTCCTTTCCAAGGCGGATCTCGTGACGGGAATGGTCACGGAGTTCACGGAGCTGCAGGGCGTCATGGGCAAGGAGTACGCGCGTCTCGACGGCGAGGGCGAGGACGTAGCCCTCGCGATCGACGAGCACTACATGCCGCGCTTCGCGGGCGATGCGCAGCCAAAGACGCGTGCGGGACTCGTCGTGAGTCTCGCGGACAAGATGGACAACATCGTCGCGACGTTCAGTCGCGGCCTGATTCCGACGGGTTCTCAAGATCCCTTTGCCCTGCGCCGCCAGGCGCTCGGCATGGTGCACAGCATCATCGAGGCGGGCGTTGCCATATCCCTGCATGACCTCGTGGACTGGACGATGGATCTGCTCAAGATCACGGATGCGGCGGTGTGCGAGAAGATGCAGGCGGACGTCGCCGATTTCATGCGTCTGCGCCTCAAGAACGTGCTCGCCGAAGAGGGCATACGCTACGACATCGCTGACGCTGTGCTCGGCAATGTCGACGACGTGCGCCGCGTGCTGCTCGCGGCGAAGGCGGTCAGAGAGCAGCTTGCCGCGCCCGGCATGGCGGACGCCGTGCAGGCCTTCGTGCGCGTGGCGAACCTCGCGGCGAAGGCGGAGAAGGGCGAAGTGCACGTCGATGCAGCGCTCTTCGAGACGGACGAGGAGAAGGAACTGATGAAGGCCTACACCTCCGCTAGGAGTGCAGCTGAGAGCCTCATCGAGGCGCACGACTTCGTTGGCGCCATCGACGATTTCAAGGATCTCGCCGAGCCGATCAACGCCTTTTTTGACGCCGTCATGGTCATGGCAGACGACGAGAAGATTCGAAGAAATCGCCTGAGCCTCTTGAAGGGGATCGACGATCTCCTGCGCGAGGCCGCTGACTTCAGCAAGATTGTGCAGGCGTAA
- a CDS encoding YhcH/YjgK/YiaL family protein codes for MMTGIIGVSKDEQKGYSAALMKALAFLRAQDFRNMPEGRHEIDGDKIFALLSRYTTRPQAECAPEAHRKFVDVQYVADGEEFLGWCPMSPDLVEMEPYDEARDIIFYRALIPESSILLKAGSYAVLYPEDVHRPGVSVLDEYPADVTKVVVKIDLELMKG; via the coding sequence ATGATGACGGGCATCATCGGGGTATCGAAGGATGAGCAGAAGGGATATTCGGCGGCTCTGATGAAAGCGCTTGCCTTCTTGCGCGCACAGGACTTCCGCAATATGCCGGAAGGGCGTCACGAGATTGACGGCGACAAGATCTTCGCGCTGCTTTCGCGCTATACGACGCGGCCGCAGGCAGAGTGCGCTCCCGAGGCGCATCGAAAATTCGTGGATGTTCAGTATGTCGCAGACGGCGAGGAGTTTCTCGGCTGGTGTCCGATGAGTCCCGACCTCGTGGAGATGGAGCCTTATGATGAGGCGCGGGACATCATCTTTTATCGCGCCCTGATTCCCGAGAGCAGCATCCTGCTCAAGGCGGGAAGCTATGCCGTGCTCTATCCGGAGGACGTGCATCGTCCGGGCGTTTCGGTGCTCGACGAGTATCCGGCGGACGTGACGAAGGTCGTCGTGAAGATCGATTTGGAGTTGATGAAGGGCTGA